Proteins from a single region of Festucalex cinctus isolate MCC-2025b chromosome 19, RoL_Fcin_1.0, whole genome shotgun sequence:
- the tbc1d5 gene encoding TBC1 domain family member 5 isoform X2 produces the protein MQHPNFETRHPLQADEQQETGFDPINNINKIRSGGSLDSSTHSQSTFPSYRKEWDDLFLHSNYLARIRQAGISGRLRSSRFRSICWKLYLEALPEDKSQWINKTKELRGQYEKIKETHITNPRKAAGQQDLVVNNPLSQDEGSLWNKFFQDKELKGMIKQDVLRTFPEIRYFQDDDVRTKLTDILFCYARENEQLLYKQGMHELLAPIVFVLHCDHQAFRHASETATPSEEMKCLLNPLYLEHDAYALFSLLMETAEPWFSCYEREVRRGKEEMLTSIPFARPQDSGPSVAIVTKVNRIQDQLVKKHDVELHMHLNRLEIAPQIYGIRWVRLLFGREFPLQDLLVVWDALFADSITLDLVDYVFVAMLLYIRDALIASNFQTCLGLLMHYPPLGDINSLLQKALFLRDPRNHPRPVNYQFQQNLDYYKTRGADLMNKSRSSTKAAPLNINKVSSSLLNFGRKLIAPAISSGPGTASPINSDVRSSLTSTPPPSLPHPLAEPPDAQTPPLTQSHGHSQHYRLLKSESMPVHLDAVSGAASPGPTQADTQGQSCRTLISSPSIDNLSAGPRQSSASPPPPLCRGGSDLSASPPPFSSAKKESFFHITRSRSHSKTMSRKETEEDLEAQVSFLQGQINDLEAMSKYCAKMMNSHICKIQEVILQEHLEKEDEVLVSLAGLKQVRRYTLKFDDTPPRTTNLALHFLPDQRHPQGGAALQPEPAGGRGERGDQNRRQPLHLSGGAPRRRWQAKARPRRRRQQDGGCRGAGGGANHGVARGAVFHGLGSEELGRLHPHPPGRRPAGRRRRQGRVGAHPSHKARPRPGAHGARRSRRDLQRPPVGSRRLGLVQPGRRLHHQQGLGLHHRQPKRFLNKERKAVHRKQTFA, from the exons ATGCAGCACCCCAATTTCGAGACCCGCCACCCGCTCCAGGCAGACGAGCAGCAGGAGACGGGTTTCGACCCGATCAACAATATCAACAAGATCCGCAGCG GAGGCTCTCTTGACAGCAGCACTCACTCACAGTCAACCTTCCCCTCATACAG GAAAGAATGGGACGACTTATTCCTCCACAGTAATTACCTGGCCAGGATCCGGCAGGCAGGCATCAGCGGTAGACTGAGGAGCAGTCGCTTTCGGAGCATATGCTGGAAG TTGTATCTGGAAGCGCTACCAGAAGACAAAAGTCAGTGGATCAACAAGACCAAGGAGCTTCGAGGCCAGTATGAAAAGATTAAAGAAACA CACATCACCAACCCTCGCAAGGCTGCAGGCCAACAGGATTTGGTGGTCAATAATCCGTTATCCCAGGACGAGGGG AGCCTGTGGAACAAGTTCTTTCAGGATAAAGAGCTGAAGGGGATGATAAAACAAGACGTATTGAGAAC gTTTCCTGAGATTCGTTACTTCCAGGATGACGATGTGCGGACCAAGCTGACTGACATTCTCTTCTGTTATGCCAGAGAAAATGAACAATTACTTTATAAGCAG GGGATGCACGAATTGCTGGCTCCCATCGTCTTCGTGCTCCACTGCGACCATCAAGCCTTCCGACACGCCAGTGAGACGGCAACccccag TGAGGAGATGAAATGCTTGTTGAATCCATTGTACCTTGAGCATGATGCCTA TGCACTCTTCTCTCTACTGATGGAAACAGCAGAGCCGTGGTTCTCCTGCTATGAGAGAGAAGTGAGGAGG GGTAAAGAGGAAATGCTGACCAGCATCCCTTTCGCCCGGCCCCAGGACTCTGGGCCATCTGTTGCTATAGTTACCAAAGTCAACCGCATCCAAGATCAGCTGGTGAAGAAGCACGACGTGGAGCTGCACATGCATCTCAACCGGCTGGAAATCGCCCCACAAATCTACGGAAT tCGCTGGGTGCGTTTGCTGTTCGGTCGTGAATTTCCACTTCAGGACCTGCTGGTGGTTTGGGACGCTCTATTTGCAGACAGCATCACCCTGGACTTGGTGGATTACGTCTTTGTGGCGATGCTGCTCTACATCCGAGATGCTT TGATCGCAAGCAACTTCCAGACTTGCCTGGGCCTGCTGATGCACTACCCTCCACTCGGCGACATCAACTCCCTGCTACAGAAAGCTCTCTTTCTCCGAGATCCCAGA AACCATCCTCGACCTGTCAACTACCAGTTCCAGCAGAATCTGGATTACTACAAAACGAGGGGAGCCGACCTGATGAATAAGTCACG TTCCAGCACAAAAGCAGCCCCCCTCAACATCAACAAAGTGTCCAGCAGCCTGCTGAACTTCGGCAGGAAGCTCATCGCGCCGGCCATCTCGTCAGGCCCCGGCACCGCGTCGCCCATCAACAGCGACGTGCGCTCCTCCCTGACCTCCACCCCCCCGCCCTCTTTGCCGCACCCGCTCGCCGAGCCCCCCGACGCCCAAACGCCGCCGCTGACCCAGAGCCACGGCCACTCGCAGCACTACCGCCTGCTGAAGTCTGAGAGCATGCCTGTGCATCTCG ATGCGGTTTCAGGTGCAGCTTCTCCGGGCCCGACGCAGGCTGACACTCAAG GCCAAAGCTGCAGGACGCTCATCTCCTCTCCCAGCATTGACAACCTCTCAGCCGGGCCACGTCAGTCCTCGGCCTCGCCGCCCCCGCCGCTCTGCAGGGGAGGCAGCGATTTGAGCGCCTCGCCGCCGCCCTTCTCGTCCGCCAAGAAAGAGTCGTTTTTCCACATCACTCGCTCGCGTTCCCACAGCAAGACCATGTCCAGGAAGGAGACG GAGGAAGACTTGGAGGCCCAGGTGTCATTCTTACAGGGACAGATCAATGACCTGGAGGccatgagcaaatattgtgctaAGATGATGAACAGCCACATCT GTAAAATTCAGGAAGTGATTCTGCAAGAACACTTGGAAAAAGAGGATGAGGTGCTCGTTTCACTAGCAGGGCTCAAACAGGTCAGACGCTACACTTTGAAATTTGATGACACACCCCCGAGAACAACCAACCTTGCTCTGCACTTCCTGCCAGATCAAAGACATCCTCAAGGGGGTGCTGCGCTTCAACCAGAGCCAGCTGGAGGCCGAGGAGAACGAGGAGATCAAAATCGCAGACAACCACTACACCTCAGCGGCGGAGCACCGCGGCGACGTTGGCAGGCCAAGGCCAGGCCCCGACGGAGACGGCAGCAAGATGGCGGATGCCGAGGAGCGGGAGGAGGAGCAAACCATGGCGTCGCACGAG GTGCAGTCTTCCACGGGCTCGGAAGCGAAGAACTGGGAAGACTACATCCTCATCCCCCAGGAAGGAGACCTGCAGGGCGCCGACGGCGGCAGGGCCGCGTCGGAGCGCACCCCTCCCATAAGGCGAGGCCGCGGCCTGGTGCGCATGGAGCCCGAAGGAGCCGCCGGGACCTTCAACGACCCCCTGTTGGGAGCCGGCGCCTCGGGCTCGTCCAGCCCGGACGAAGGCTCCACCACCAGCAAGGACTCGGACTTCACCATCGTCAACCCAAGCGATTTTTGAACAA GGAAAGGAAAGCAGTACACAGGAAGCAGACTTTTGCATGA
- the tbc1d5 gene encoding TBC1 domain family member 5 isoform X6: MQHPNFETRHPLQADEQQETGFDPINNINKIRSGGSLDSSTHSQSTFPSYRKEWDDLFLHSNYLARIRQAGISGRLRSSRFRSICWKLYLEALPEDKSQWINKTKELRGQYEKIKETHITNPRKAAGQQDLVVNNPLSQDEGSLWNKFFQDKELKGMIKQDVLRTFPEIRYFQDDDVRTKLTDILFCYARENEQLLYKQGMHELLAPIVFVLHCDHQAFRHASETATPSEEMKCLLNPLYLEHDAYALFSLLMETAEPWFSCYEREVRRGKEEMLTSIPFARPQDSGPSVAIVTKVNRIQDQLVKKHDVELHMHLNRLEIAPQIYGIRWVRLLFGREFPLQDLLVVWDALFADSITLDLVDYVFVAMLLYIRDALIASNFQTCLGLLMHYPPLGDINSLLQKALFLRDPRNHPRPVNYQFQQNLDYYKTRGADLMNKSRSSTKAAPLNINKVSSSLLNFGRKLIAPAISSGPGTASPINSDVRSSLTSTPPPSLPHPLAEPPDAQTPPLTQSHGHSQHYRLLKSESMPVHLGKNAVSGAASPGPTQADTQGQSCRTLISSPSIDNLSAGPRQSSASPPPPLCRGGSDLSASPPPFSSAKKESFFHITRSRSHSKTMSRKETEEDLEAQVSFLQGQINDLEAMSKYCAKMMNSHICKIQEVILQEHLEKEDEVLVSLAGLKQIKDILKGVLRFNQSQLEAEENEEIKIADNHYTSAAEHRGDVGRPRPGPDGDGSKMADAEEREEEQTMASHELSRLK; encoded by the exons ATGCAGCACCCCAATTTCGAGACCCGCCACCCGCTCCAGGCAGACGAGCAGCAGGAGACGGGTTTCGACCCGATCAACAATATCAACAAGATCCGCAGCG GAGGCTCTCTTGACAGCAGCACTCACTCACAGTCAACCTTCCCCTCATACAG GAAAGAATGGGACGACTTATTCCTCCACAGTAATTACCTGGCCAGGATCCGGCAGGCAGGCATCAGCGGTAGACTGAGGAGCAGTCGCTTTCGGAGCATATGCTGGAAG TTGTATCTGGAAGCGCTACCAGAAGACAAAAGTCAGTGGATCAACAAGACCAAGGAGCTTCGAGGCCAGTATGAAAAGATTAAAGAAACA CACATCACCAACCCTCGCAAGGCTGCAGGCCAACAGGATTTGGTGGTCAATAATCCGTTATCCCAGGACGAGGGG AGCCTGTGGAACAAGTTCTTTCAGGATAAAGAGCTGAAGGGGATGATAAAACAAGACGTATTGAGAAC gTTTCCTGAGATTCGTTACTTCCAGGATGACGATGTGCGGACCAAGCTGACTGACATTCTCTTCTGTTATGCCAGAGAAAATGAACAATTACTTTATAAGCAG GGGATGCACGAATTGCTGGCTCCCATCGTCTTCGTGCTCCACTGCGACCATCAAGCCTTCCGACACGCCAGTGAGACGGCAACccccag TGAGGAGATGAAATGCTTGTTGAATCCATTGTACCTTGAGCATGATGCCTA TGCACTCTTCTCTCTACTGATGGAAACAGCAGAGCCGTGGTTCTCCTGCTATGAGAGAGAAGTGAGGAGG GGTAAAGAGGAAATGCTGACCAGCATCCCTTTCGCCCGGCCCCAGGACTCTGGGCCATCTGTTGCTATAGTTACCAAAGTCAACCGCATCCAAGATCAGCTGGTGAAGAAGCACGACGTGGAGCTGCACATGCATCTCAACCGGCTGGAAATCGCCCCACAAATCTACGGAAT tCGCTGGGTGCGTTTGCTGTTCGGTCGTGAATTTCCACTTCAGGACCTGCTGGTGGTTTGGGACGCTCTATTTGCAGACAGCATCACCCTGGACTTGGTGGATTACGTCTTTGTGGCGATGCTGCTCTACATCCGAGATGCTT TGATCGCAAGCAACTTCCAGACTTGCCTGGGCCTGCTGATGCACTACCCTCCACTCGGCGACATCAACTCCCTGCTACAGAAAGCTCTCTTTCTCCGAGATCCCAGA AACCATCCTCGACCTGTCAACTACCAGTTCCAGCAGAATCTGGATTACTACAAAACGAGGGGAGCCGACCTGATGAATAAGTCACG TTCCAGCACAAAAGCAGCCCCCCTCAACATCAACAAAGTGTCCAGCAGCCTGCTGAACTTCGGCAGGAAGCTCATCGCGCCGGCCATCTCGTCAGGCCCCGGCACCGCGTCGCCCATCAACAGCGACGTGCGCTCCTCCCTGACCTCCACCCCCCCGCCCTCTTTGCCGCACCCGCTCGCCGAGCCCCCCGACGCCCAAACGCCGCCGCTGACCCAGAGCCACGGCCACTCGCAGCACTACCGCCTGCTGAAGTCTGAGAGCATGCCTGTGCATCTCGGTAAAA ATGCGGTTTCAGGTGCAGCTTCTCCGGGCCCGACGCAGGCTGACACTCAAG GCCAAAGCTGCAGGACGCTCATCTCCTCTCCCAGCATTGACAACCTCTCAGCCGGGCCACGTCAGTCCTCGGCCTCGCCGCCCCCGCCGCTCTGCAGGGGAGGCAGCGATTTGAGCGCCTCGCCGCCGCCCTTCTCGTCCGCCAAGAAAGAGTCGTTTTTCCACATCACTCGCTCGCGTTCCCACAGCAAGACCATGTCCAGGAAGGAGACG GAGGAAGACTTGGAGGCCCAGGTGTCATTCTTACAGGGACAGATCAATGACCTGGAGGccatgagcaaatattgtgctaAGATGATGAACAGCCACATCT GTAAAATTCAGGAAGTGATTCTGCAAGAACACTTGGAAAAAGAGGATGAGGTGCTCGTTTCACTAGCAGGGCTCAAACAG ATCAAAGACATCCTCAAGGGGGTGCTGCGCTTCAACCAGAGCCAGCTGGAGGCCGAGGAGAACGAGGAGATCAAAATCGCAGACAACCACTACACCTCAGCGGCGGAGCACCGCGGCGACGTTGGCAGGCCAAGGCCAGGCCCCGACGGAGACGGCAGCAAGATGGCGGATGCCGAGGAGCGGGAGGAGGAGCAAACCATGGCGTCGCACGAG ctgagtcggctaaaataa